The following proteins are co-located in the Microvirga ossetica genome:
- a CDS encoding ThuA domain-containing protein, which yields MREALIVWGGWQGHEPEQCAAVVAEMLRDEGFKVHLETSTQAFVSPTLHTMSLIVPIYTMSKIEKDEVANLSRAVREGTGLAGFHGGMGDAFREAVEYQFMCGGQWVAHPGNIIDYRVTITRPDDPVMQGIQDFDYRSEQYYMHVDPSNEVLATTTFSGEHAPWIEGVVMPVVWKRRHGQGRVFYSSLGHVAKEFDVPEMRTILRRGMLWAARD from the coding sequence ATGCGGGAAGCACTCATCGTGTGGGGCGGATGGCAGGGCCACGAGCCGGAGCAATGTGCGGCCGTCGTGGCCGAGATGCTGCGGGACGAGGGCTTCAAGGTTCACTTGGAGACCTCGACCCAGGCCTTCGTCAGCCCCACGCTCCACACGATGAGCCTCATCGTGCCGATCTACACCATGTCGAAGATCGAGAAGGACGAGGTCGCCAATCTCTCCCGGGCCGTCCGCGAAGGCACCGGCCTCGCTGGCTTCCACGGCGGCATGGGCGATGCCTTCCGCGAGGCAGTCGAGTACCAGTTCATGTGCGGCGGCCAGTGGGTGGCCCATCCCGGCAACATCATCGACTACCGCGTGACCATCACCCGCCCCGACGATCCGGTCATGCAGGGCATCCAGGATTTCGACTACCGCTCCGAGCAATACTACATGCATGTAGACCCCTCGAACGAGGTCCTGGCGACGACCACCTTCTCTGGCGAGCATGCGCCCTGGATCGAAGGCGTCGTGATGCCGGTGGTCTGGAAGCGCCGCCACGGCCAGGGCCGCGTGTTCTACAGCTCCCTGGGACATGTGGCGAAGGAATTCGACGTGCCGGAAATGCGCACCATCCTGCGCCGCGGCATGCTCTGGGCCGCGCGGGATTGA
- a CDS encoding sugar phosphate isomerase/epimerase family protein: protein MSVTDILSIQLYTLRSLEDLDLILDTVAGAGYRNVETVGSHLDKAAEVRSKLDARGLKASSSHVSMAALREKPDAVVDACRTLGLTHLYMPAVPPEERDMAADGWRSLGRELGQIAERFQSQGIRLGYHNHHWELKPKDGAKTALELIFEAAGSSPLAWQVDVAWLVRGDADPKAWIDRYRSRVTAAHVKDIAPAGQNEDQDGWADVGSGTLNWRELWRTCRDAGAEWMVVEHDKPADPAQTARNSFAFLRNIED, encoded by the coding sequence ATGAGCGTCACGGACATTCTCTCGATTCAACTCTACACATTGCGATCCCTGGAGGATCTCGACCTCATTCTGGATACGGTCGCCGGTGCCGGCTACCGCAACGTGGAGACGGTCGGCTCACATCTCGACAAGGCCGCGGAGGTCCGCTCCAAGCTTGATGCGCGCGGCCTCAAAGCCTCCTCCAGCCATGTCAGCATGGCGGCTCTGCGCGAGAAGCCCGATGCCGTCGTCGACGCGTGCAGGACGCTCGGCCTCACGCATCTCTACATGCCGGCCGTTCCGCCCGAAGAGCGCGACATGGCCGCGGATGGCTGGCGCTCGCTCGGCCGCGAACTTGGCCAGATCGCGGAGCGCTTTCAATCGCAGGGCATCCGCCTCGGCTATCACAATCATCACTGGGAGTTGAAGCCGAAGGACGGTGCTAAGACCGCGCTCGAATTGATCTTCGAGGCCGCGGGATCGAGCCCCCTCGCCTGGCAGGTCGACGTGGCCTGGCTCGTGCGCGGCGATGCCGATCCCAAGGCATGGATCGACCGCTACCGCAGCAGGGTGACCGCCGCCCATGTGAAGGACATCGCGCCCGCAGGCCAGAACGAGGATCAGGACGGCTGGGCCGATGTCGGCTCCGGCACCTTGAACTGGCGCGAGCTGTGGCGGACCTGCCGCGATGCCGGCGCCGAATGGATGGTGGTCGAGCACGACAAGCCGGCAGACCCCGCGCAGACGGCCCGCAACAGCTTCGCCTTCCTGCGCAATATCGAGGATTGA
- a CDS encoding Gfo/Idh/MocA family protein — protein MNTLNVGIIGCGNISGIYLQNIPAYRGLTLRACADMRPEVAQAQASRHGIEALSVDQLLASDDIDLVVNLTVPAAHFGVSLAALSAGKHVFSEKPLAVDFEQGRKLVDEAEARGLHLGCAPDTFLGGGGRLARKLVDDGKVGHILSGTAFLMSHGMEHWHPDPEFFFKPGGGPILDMAPYYLSALVNLIGPVKRVFAMSSIGFPERIVTTESPRKGDRIPVETATHVMALLEFASGAQVTFCMSWDVWKHSHPAIEIYGSEGSLRVPDPNFFGGQVEITERGGDWRAVDSSDMPLGAPNWRSPNWAPEMPNKANYRALGLADLASAVLNGTPHRSSGRLGLHVLEVMHSILEGAATGQPRAITTTLERPAVLDDADASILWKGQPQAASAA, from the coding sequence ATGAATACCCTCAACGTCGGCATCATCGGATGCGGCAACATTTCTGGCATCTACCTTCAGAACATTCCCGCCTATCGCGGCCTGACCCTGCGCGCCTGCGCCGACATGCGGCCTGAGGTCGCGCAGGCTCAAGCAAGCCGCCACGGCATCGAGGCGCTATCGGTCGATCAGCTCCTGGCCAGCGACGACATCGATCTCGTGGTCAACCTCACCGTGCCGGCCGCCCATTTCGGCGTCTCGCTCGCGGCGCTGAGCGCCGGCAAGCATGTCTTCTCGGAAAAGCCTCTCGCCGTCGATTTCGAGCAGGGCCGGAAGCTGGTCGACGAGGCGGAAGCCCGCGGTCTTCATCTCGGCTGCGCGCCGGACACCTTCCTCGGCGGCGGCGGACGCCTTGCGCGCAAGCTCGTCGACGACGGCAAGGTCGGGCACATTCTTTCGGGAACGGCCTTCCTGATGTCGCACGGCATGGAGCATTGGCATCCCGATCCAGAATTCTTCTTCAAGCCCGGCGGCGGCCCGATCCTCGACATGGCGCCCTATTATCTCAGTGCCCTCGTCAACCTGATCGGCCCCGTAAAGCGTGTTTTCGCCATGTCGAGCATCGGCTTTCCGGAGCGCATCGTCACCACGGAATCTCCGCGCAAGGGTGACCGGATCCCGGTCGAGACCGCCACCCATGTGATGGCCCTGCTGGAGTTCGCCTCCGGCGCGCAGGTGACTTTCTGCATGAGTTGGGATGTATGGAAGCACAGCCACCCCGCCATCGAGATCTACGGTTCGGAAGGCTCCCTGCGCGTGCCGGATCCGAACTTCTTCGGCGGGCAGGTGGAGATCACTGAACGCGGCGGCGACTGGCGCGCCGTCGATTCGAGCGACATGCCCCTCGGCGCACCCAACTGGCGCTCGCCCAACTGGGCACCGGAGATGCCGAACAAGGCCAATTACCGCGCCCTCGGTCTTGCCGATCTCGCCAGCGCCGTCCTGAACGGCACACCGCATCGTTCCAGTGGCCGCCTCGGCCTGCATGTTCTGGAAGTGATGCACAGCATCCTCGAAGGGGCGGCCACAGGGCAGCCGCGGGCGATCACGACGACCCTCGAACGACCGGCGGTTCTCGACGATGCCGACGCGTCGATCCTCTGGAAGGGGCAACCTCAGGCAGCCTCGGCCGCCTGA
- a CDS encoding DUF7696 family protein, with protein MSKEQRDAFFNGRKDPDGRSIDRGVIGVRGVKAAEEIPATMERLLAARGR; from the coding sequence ATGTCCAAGGAACAGCGGGACGCCTTCTTCAACGGCCGGAAGGATCCCGACGGCAGGTCGATCGACCGCGGCGTGATCGGGGTCCGGGGCGTGAAGGCCGCCGAGGAGATCCCGGCCACTATGGAAAGGTTGCTGGCAGCAAGGGGCCGATAA
- the tnpC gene encoding IS66 family transposase: MGRSDLERLSKEELIELVLRLQRPQKTSRTSSKPPSTDRKEQRERSKPGGAKPGHEGHSRIISATPDEVVEHRPDRCSCCSAVLMADWPAETISIHEQIELPEVAPRVTQHRRLAVRCRACGTRVAAAVPDAAKGTPFGPRVHAMATYLKTFQALSYERLQSAFADLFGLTVSQGGLMNLLSRAQGAFVAERDRAVAALRRARVTASDETGVRIEGSNASHWVFRCSEAVVHYASPTRGAIVVRTMMDGHRPEVWCSDRYSAQQGHADAHQTCLAHLSRDVASADEASADVLPSRLQLWLHRAFALAEEVGSLAASTLARKRRALERSLEAILAAPTSCDLARDIQSKVRRARDQLLTFAQWPGLVDATNNACERALRPAVVQRKVTNGYRAMWAAKGEADIRTVVDTARLGPGTNAFNTILQTVSA, translated from the coding sequence GCAGCGCGAGCGCTCTAAACCGGGCGGAGCCAAGCCCGGTCACGAAGGCCACAGCCGGATCATCAGCGCCACGCCGGATGAGGTGGTCGAGCACCGTCCTGACCGGTGCTCGTGCTGTTCGGCTGTCCTGATGGCGGATTGGCCGGCGGAGACGATCAGCATCCACGAGCAGATCGAGCTGCCGGAGGTGGCGCCCCGTGTCACCCAGCATCGGCGCCTGGCGGTGCGCTGCCGGGCGTGTGGAACCCGGGTCGCCGCGGCCGTGCCGGACGCCGCAAAGGGGACGCCGTTCGGGCCCCGCGTCCATGCCATGGCGACTTATCTCAAGACCTTCCAGGCTCTGTCCTACGAGCGGCTGCAAAGCGCATTCGCGGATCTGTTCGGGCTCACCGTCAGCCAGGGCGGCCTGATGAACCTGCTGAGTCGGGCGCAGGGCGCCTTCGTCGCCGAGCGCGACAGGGCGGTTGCGGCGTTGCGCCGGGCCCGGGTCACCGCTTCCGATGAGACCGGCGTCCGGATCGAGGGCTCGAACGCCTCTCATTGGGTGTTTCGCTGTTCGGAGGCGGTGGTCCATTACGCCTCGCCGACCCGGGGCGCCATCGTGGTCCGGACGATGATGGACGGGCACCGACCCGAGGTCTGGTGCTCCGACCGCTACAGCGCGCAACAGGGCCATGCCGACGCCCACCAGACCTGCCTGGCCCATCTTTCCCGCGACGTCGCCTCTGCCGATGAGGCGAGCGCGGATGTCCTGCCCTCCCGCCTCCAGCTGTGGCTGCACCGGGCCTTTGCCCTGGCGGAGGAGGTCGGATCCCTTGCCGCCTCGACCCTCGCTCGCAAGCGCCGGGCCCTGGAGCGAAGTCTGGAGGCGATCCTGGCTGCGCCGACCTCCTGCGATCTGGCCCGTGACATTCAGAGCAAGGTCCGGCGCGCCCGCGATCAGCTTCTGACCTTCGCCCAGTGGCCCGGACTGGTTGATGCGACCAACAACGCCTGCGAACGCGCGCTCAGACCGGCCGTCGTTCAGCGCAAGGTGACCAACGGTTATCGGGCCATGTGGGCTGCCAAGGGCGAGGCGGACATTCGAACGGTCGTCGACACGGCGCGCCTCGGCCCGGGAACCAATGCGTTCAACACAATCCTTCAGACCGTGTCCGCCTGA